In Tistrella mobilis, the genomic window GGATTCCTGCGCACCGGACATGTGTTGACCGGTGCAGGCGACCTCACTATCGTCGGCAGCGGGCCGCGACCCCCCAACGGGTCGCCACTCTTCCTGAGGGGAAGGCATATGACGACGAAACCCGCCGCGAAGCCGCTCGATCCGCGCTTCTCGTCCGGCCCCTGCGCCAAGCGCCCGGGCTGGAGCCTCGATGCCTTGAGCGACGCTGCGCTCGGCATCTCGCATCGTGCGAAGCTTGGCAAGGCCAAGCTCAAGGAAGCCATCGACCGCACCGCGGCGATCCTCGGCGTCCCGTCCGACTTCAAGGTCGGCATCGTTCCCGCCTCCGACACCGGCGCCTTCGAGATGGCCATGTGGTCGATGCTCGGCGCCCGTGGCGTCGATATCCTCTCGTGGGAGAGCTTCGGCGACGGCTGGAAGACCGACATCGTCAAGCAGCTGAAGCTGCCCGACGTCCGCAGCTTCACCGCCGGCTATGGCGAGCTGCCCGATCTGGCGCAGGTCGATTTCAGCCGTGACGTGATCTTCACCTGGAACGGCACCACCTCGGGCGTGCGGGTTCCGAACGGCGACTGGATTGCGGCCGATCGCGAAGGGCTCACCTTCTGCGACGCCACCTCCGCCGCCTTCGCGATGGACCTGCCCTGGGACAAGCTCGATGTCGTCACCTTCTCGTGGCAGAAGGTGCTGGGCTCGGAAGGTCAGCACGGCATGCTGATCCTCTCGCCGCGCGCGGTTGCCCGGCTTGAGAGCTACACCCCGGCCTGGCCGATGCCCAAGATCTTCCGCATGACCAAGGGCGGTAAGCTGATCGACGGCATCTTCAAGGGCGAGACGATCAACACCCCGTCGATGCTGGCGCTGGAAGACTATATCGACGCCCTGAAGTGGGCGGAGCAGATCGGCGGCCTGGAGGCCCTCATCGCCCGCACCGAAGGCAATTTCGCGGTGCTGGCCGACTGGGTGGCGAAGACCGACTGGGTCGATTTCCTTGCGACCGATGCCGCCACCCGCTCGCCGACCTCGATCTGCCTCGCCATCGTCGATCCCTGGTTCCAGGGCCTCGACGCTGCCGGCCAGGCCAAGGTCCAGAAGGATCTGACCGGTCTGCTCGAAGCAGAGGGTGCGGCGCTGGATATCGGCGCCTATCGCGATGCCCCGGCGGGTCTGCGCATCTGGGGCGGCGCCACGGTCGAGCGCGCCAATCTTGAAGCGCTGCTGCCCTGGCTCGACTGGGCCTGGGATCAGGTGAAGGCCAAGGCCGCCGCGGCCTGAGCCTCACCCCCTCCATACGACCTCATTTCCCCGAATTCCCGGTTCGAAAACGGTGCCCCGCCCTCCCGCAGGATCACGCGGGCGGGCGTGCGGCCCGCGATGGAGACTTCCCATGTCCAAAGTCCTGATTTCCGACAAGATGAGCCCCGCCGCCGCCGAGATCTTCGCCTCGCGCGGGATCGAGGTCGACGTGAAGCCGGGCATGACCCCGGACGAGCTGCGCGCGGTCATCGGCCAGTATGACGGCCTCGCCATCCGCTCGGCCACCAAGGTCACCAAGGACATTCTGGCGGCCGCGACCAATCTGCGTGTCGTCGGCCGTGCCGGCATCGGCGTCGACAATGTCGACATTCCGGCGGCGTCGGCCCATGGCGTGGTCGTGATGAACACGCCGTTCGGCAACTCGATCACCACCGCCGAGCACGCGATTTCGCTGATGCTGTCGATGCTGCGCCAGATCCCGGCGGCCAATGCCTCGACCCATGCCGGCAAGTGGGAAAAGAACCGCTTCATGGGCGTCGAAGTCACCGGCAAGACCCTCGGTGTCATCGGCGTCGGCAATATCGGTGCCATCGTCGCCGACCGTGCCCAGGGCCTGAAGATGAAGGTGATCGGCTTCGATCCTTTCCTGTCGCCCGAACGTGCGCAGGATCTGGGCGTCGAGAAGGTGGAGCTGGACGAGCTGTTCCGCCGCGCCGATGTCATCACCCTGCACACGCCCCTGACCGACGGCACCCGCGGCATCATCGGCGCCGATGCCTTCACCAAAATGAAGGACGGCGTCTATATCGTGAACTGCGCTCGCGGTGGCCTGGTGGTCGAAAAGGACCTGAAGGCGGCGCTTGAGTCCGGCAAGGTGGCGGGTGCGGCCCTCGACGTCTTCGCCGAAGAGCCGGCGAAGGAAAATGTGCTGTTCGGTGACGAGCGCGTCGTCGCCACCCCGCATCTGGGCGCCAGCACCGTCGAGGCGCAGGAGAATGTGGCCCTGCAGGTGGCCGAGCAGATGGCCGATTATCTGTTGA contains:
- a CDS encoding phosphoserine transaminase; its protein translation is MTTKPAAKPLDPRFSSGPCAKRPGWSLDALSDAALGISHRAKLGKAKLKEAIDRTAAILGVPSDFKVGIVPASDTGAFEMAMWSMLGARGVDILSWESFGDGWKTDIVKQLKLPDVRSFTAGYGELPDLAQVDFSRDVIFTWNGTTSGVRVPNGDWIAADREGLTFCDATSAAFAMDLPWDKLDVVTFSWQKVLGSEGQHGMLILSPRAVARLESYTPAWPMPKIFRMTKGGKLIDGIFKGETINTPSMLALEDYIDALKWAEQIGGLEALIARTEGNFAVLADWVAKTDWVDFLATDAATRSPTSICLAIVDPWFQGLDAAGQAKVQKDLTGLLEAEGAALDIGAYRDAPAGLRIWGGATVERANLEALLPWLDWAWDQVKAKAAAA
- the serA gene encoding phosphoglycerate dehydrogenase — protein: MSKVLISDKMSPAAAEIFASRGIEVDVKPGMTPDELRAVIGQYDGLAIRSATKVTKDILAAATNLRVVGRAGIGVDNVDIPAASAHGVVVMNTPFGNSITTAEHAISLMLSMLRQIPAANASTHAGKWEKNRFMGVEVTGKTLGVIGVGNIGAIVADRAQGLKMKVIGFDPFLSPERAQDLGVEKVELDELFRRADVITLHTPLTDGTRGIIGADAFTKMKDGVYIVNCARGGLVVEKDLKAALESGKVAGAALDVFAEEPAKENVLFGDERVVATPHLGASTVEAQENVALQVAEQMADYLLTGAITNAINVPSVTAEEAPKLKPYMKLAEQLGSFAGQLAESGLRGVTVEYSGQVATLNTRPITAALLTGLLRPLLDSVNMVNAPIVAKERNIAVTEVRSDKATDFQTQIKLTISDERGGRSVAGTLIAGNRPRLVSVEDVAIEAELAENMLFVVNNDKPGFIGAVGRALGEAGINIASFHLGRQAPGARAICLIEVDQPLREAVLKQVQGLPNVITALSLSF